The nucleotide window AAGCCTCCCTCCAGAGGGCTCCTCCTCTCTTGACTGTCTGCGAAACTCCCAGTTCTCAGGCATCAGCGTTCACCTAGGCCCTCCTGTCTGGGAAGCCTTTCCTGCCACAGGCAGACAGGGTGCTGCTGAGACAACTCTCGGCACATCTTGTAACTGCTAGGAACTTCTTCACACTAGGCTATGGCCATCTCAAGGACAGAAATCAAGTTTCACTGTCTGTGTGCCCAGTCCTAGCACAAGGCTACTGACTGAAGGAATTCCAGATGTCTGAGAAAGGCAAATGGGCAAATGTACCCAAACTGGTATAATAACCCAGCAACCTGAAAGCTACAGAAGGGTGATGACACAGAAAGGAGTGGGTGGTGAGGGCAGCCCGCAGAGGGCTCAGATGTGAAATGACACTGATGCCAGTCATGTGGAGACCAGACATCAGACTGCCTAATAAGCAGATGGAGCTGTGGGGGTGGCACCTGGCTCCAGAGTGGGGAGGATCAGCATGGAGGCGGGGACAACAGTGGAACTAGGTGACCTGGAAAGAGTCTGTCATATTTGATAACAGCTCAGGACTGAAACCTACACCCTGATGCCAGCCCCAAACTCCCAACCCCCCTTAGcctcgttcagtcactaagtccctcacaatctcccggagtttgctcaaactgatgtccgctgagttggtgatgccatccgaccatctcatcctctgttgcctccttctcctgctgccctcaatctttcccagcatcagggtcttttctaatgagtaggctcATCGCTTCAGGTCTCAACTGTAGCCTTCCAACATactatataatttacttattgCCTGTCTATTCTGAATAGAATGTCAGCTACTTAAAGGCAGGAATCTTGGTTTAAAGGCAGCTGTGTTCATTAACATATACCAAGAACCTagaccagtgcctggcacaaatcAGGCACTGGGTAGTCATTTGTTGATCGATAGATGATTAATGAGTGAATATTGCAGCTTCAGGAGGGGCCAATGTTAAACTTGAGCAGGTTAAAAACAGAGcataaataaaacatgataaaGTGAGTTTAGGGACTACCGTGTGAAACTCTTGGCTTCAACAGAGCAGACCTTCTAAGCTGATGGACCGCAGAGGATCCATCAAGGGCTGTAGATAGTTCCTTTATTGTACTGAGAAGCTAAGTGAATGGCAGGTAGATAGGGGAGTGATGAAATAACTGGAAGAGTCATGAACTTGAGGGTGAaagggaggaggaaacagcacaaAGGGGAGGGCGGAGTCATGAGTTCTTCCTGCTCTCCCACAAGGATCTTCTCACCTCCAGCTGCACAGCTGTGGCAGTGCCTCTGAATTAAGTCTACTCTCTGCAAATCCAGGCCTTCCTTCAACCCCAGCTCAATCCCCACCCTAAGAAGGGTTCCCTCACTGAATGTAATGGTGCTGATCATTAGTCAGCATGGTATAAGGGGAAGAACAGAGAACTGAAGATAACCAGGGTTACAGTCCTCAGTCCACCATCTCTTGGGCTCTCACCTGAGCGTTCTTTCGTTTGtgtatttgtttatccattcccaaATACTGTTGAGTTCTTCCCAGGTGTCTTTTGGTGTGACACCTGACCATTTCTTGAAGTCTCTTTTCCTCTGACTTCACACCTGCTCCTCCACTGTCCATTAAATGTTGGAGGGGCTCACAGCCAGGCCTAGCCTGATATCCCTTCTCACAGTGGCTACCCACGTTCCAGGGTCAATCTTCTTCAGACTCATGGCTTTGATTACCTCTCTAACCCAACGATGCCCACATTTGTATCTCTAGCCCAGTCCTCTCCTCTGTGAATCCAGCTGCCAATTTGAGTTTGCTACTCACCTTCCCAAAGACACACCAAATTGAGCATGCCTAAAATTGAACTCAAATCTCCAAACCAAAACTGGCCTCTTCCAGTACCTTTAGAGAATGACACCACTATCCAGTTAGTGCCAAAAGCCAGGAAGCCAGGGGTTAACCTTAAGGCCTCTGTCCCTCACCCCACATCCCACCAAGGCATGTTGACTTTAATCATCCAATAACCTCTTGAATCCACACACTCCTCTTCAGCCCCAGTACAGTGCAAGATACTCTTATTACCAACCACAGCTACTGCAAGGTCCTCCGGAGGTCTCCACGGCCACCTCCACCTGCTGAACACCCTTCTCCATGGTATCGCCAaggtgcgtgcatgtgtgcttagtcgtatccaactctgtgaccccaaggactttagccaccaggctcctcaatccatggaattttccaggcaagaataccggagtgggttgccatttccttctccaagggatcttcccgacccagggatcaaacccacatctcttgcatctcccaccTTGGCtggagagttctttaccagctgagctaccagggaagttctcacaaaattaaaatgattatgaCAAGTGTGCTCCAGAAAACTCTCTGATAGCTTCTTAACACTTTAGGATGAAGAACAAATCATAAACATGGCCTATGAGGTTCCGCAGGTTATGACCACTGCCGAGCTCCTAGCCTCATCTGGCACTGCTTTTCTCAATCCCTTTGAAATACTAAAGTGTCTTTCATGATGGGTCCTCACACCCAATCTTCACTCTGCCTGGAGTGATCTTTCCCCACTTTATTCCTGTCTCCATCCCATTTGGGCACATTAGatcctatttattttttgatctcaattcaaatgtcactttctcaaaTCTTTTCTGACTTCCTAGACTAAATGAAGCTCCTCTGTTACATAGTTCCATGTATCTTGCTACTTTCTTTCAGTAAAATGACTCAAATTGTAATTGCACATTTATTTGTGTGATTGTTTGATTTAATCCTCTTTTTTTCTACCGTAATTTCCTATAACCTCCATGAAAGCAGGGCTGTGGCCATTGTTCTCTCAGGACCTGGTACATGGTAGGCCTCATAGTTATTTGCTAAGTGAATGAACAATAACAGGTACTGTGAAAGTATTAGAAATATCAGAGGGAACCTAATAGTCTCTACTCTCAGTTTCCTTAACTATAAAATGGGTATCATCATAATCCAAAATTCACAGGATCCTCAAGAATTAAATGACATGTAAGGAAGTACTTTACCAACACAAAGCATATTGACAAATATGCTCACTGCTCCCTTTCTAGATGATCACAGTCCATAGTTGGTGCTGTAATACCAAACACAGCTCCTGGCTGCTCCAGCGTTTTAGTCATCAAAGACCTACCTCCCAACCTAACCAAAGCTTTTCAAGAATGGGTCTCCCTATATGCCTGGTTCACACTCAGGGAAGCTAGGACCCAGAGTGAAGCTGGGACAGAGGTACAGAAGGTGGGATGCACTCTGAAGAGCAGGGTGACATCAAGCAAGAGGAAGGTCTGGTAAAAGAGGTACTGGGAGGtagagggtgggggaagggcttTGAGATCAAGGTGGTGGTGCCTGGGTGGAAAAGGACACACATACCAACAGGTTTAGCAACAGGCACATTCCCCAGGTAATAGACTTGGAACTTTTGCACCAATTCATTCTTAGGTGCTGGGAATTCCActgcaggaggaaagaaaaggatcAATCACAGGGACAGATCTTGCTTCTCCCAGTCCCCACCACCAGGGCATAAGCTGAACACTGACTCAGCCAAGGCCCTacctccacccctcccctgcctctcctTAACCAAAGTCCCTCCACTAATCTgaccccaggaattgaatctccatttttattttttttggccactccgcatggcttgcagaatcttagttccctgaccagggatctaactcacaccgccccccccccccccattagaagtatgaagtcttaaccactggactaccaggttAAGTGCTGAGTCTCCATTTTACTATCACTCTGCCTAGGAACTCGTGCCTCTTCTTGGGTCCCCccaactttgccaacaaaacagACAGACCTGGCAGGGTTGTGACACTGACCTTGGAAAGGGACGTCCACAAGTTTAGAGTGGTCCAGGGAGAGTCCGTTTACCAAGCAGCGGGCATTGCGCCTTTCGGCCATGATCTGAGaaaggaggggaagaaggaagaggcagGGCGAGTCGGTCAGGGCTTCATCGCCCTGGAGCGCCCCCCACTCAAAGACCCCACCCACGTCCTTGTAGAGCAAAGGTGGCAGCTACTCCAGGGTGCGAAGGGGGCCGTGCCTTAGAGCAGATCTCATGCAGGCTGGTGGCGATGTTCTTGGCGGGTGCCTCACAGCGAAACACGTGGCACTTGAGCATCTGGGTCAGCTTATCGCGAGCTACGTAGGCAAAGTCCCTGTTGGGGGAGGGGCGCCTCAGTGTCTCCCAGTGCCTTCCAGTGCGGACCCTCACTCCCGCCCACCCACGCCGTCCCCATCCGTCTGCCCTCGGGTCGCTGTCCTGTGGGCACTGCCTTCTGGCCAGAGGGTAGACAGGCAAGCATGCCGAGGTCTGGGAGGATGGGCGAGCACAGCGCgcagggaggggcggggcagACTAGAGGACTTGGGCACTTTGCTGCATCTGGtccaggggtggggagaggaatggTCAGGGTAAATTAGGCATAGTACCTCTCTCTGGGTCCGGCAGCACAAGAGAGGCAAACAACAGAGTTAGGGAGGAGGGCCTCGCTCTGACTGCTGGCTGAGCCCCCACCCCGGAGCCCCGGCCTTGCTCCCACCTTCCGCTGTCCCGCCCGACGCCCCACACGCGGATGCTGACGATGGGCTGGGTGTGCAGCAGGGCCTGACTGTGTGGCTCCACCAGCTTCAGCGTCTCATCCTCCAGCTGCAGCAGCAGGTCCTTTCCCTGCAGGCCCAGGAAGCAGATGCTCAGCGGTGCCCCAGCCGGGAAGGTGGCTGATCTTTGCCACTTCCAGCTCGAGGGAGGTGAGCCACTCCTCTAGGGCCCTTTCTTTGGTGTGGGACCAGCCACCCTGCAGGCTTCAACTCTAACAAAGCTCACACCTTTCATCTCTGACGTGACTCCTTTTATCAACCCCATCGCTGTTAGGCAACCATCTCCCGATCAGGAGTCACACTTGCATCTCGCAGACTTGCCTGGTGGGTCTGCACCCgcctccccagccctggcagAGGGGCAGCTTGGTTCTCCCAGCTCTCCCAGTTTCTGCACTTCACTGCCACCCTGCCACCCTGCCAGCTCACCTCGCCCCAGCCCCCAGACATGGGGTCGTGCAGATTGTTTTTGTGGTAGGAGAGCTGACGGATGCAATTGTTGACTGCCACGCTGCTGCGGCCAGGGGCCAGCTCCTCCTCGGTCATCTCCACCCAGCCTAGGGAGCGAACGGCGAAACACTGCCAGACACAAAAGAGGGGGTAGGAGATAGAGGGTCTGGTCTAAACCCAGAAGAGCCCCCAGCCAGGACACAGGGCACTCTGCTGAGACCAGAGGAGTTCCCGACTCAGAGCACGGCGGGTGGGAGGACATAAGAGGCTCCACAAACAGGACAGAGTTGCAGGAGGGCTGATGGTCTCAGAGGAGACCCCTGGGCAGGAAGCACCTGAGCCCAGCCAGGAAGGACCCCCTGCCAAGACACAGGGCTGCCTGAGTTATAAACTGAAGTGCCTCCTGCTCAGACACAAGGGTCTGTGCTGAGAGTGCAAGAGCTGAGGACCTGCGGAGCTGTACTGAGACCAGAGAGACCCCAGAACCTGACCCGAGGGTGCGCCTGTTCACGGGGGCCCAACTTGGGCACAGGCATTGCCTTGAACACaccttgatccctgggttggcattCCGTGGGGGCAGCTTCTCCTCCTCTTGGGGCAATGGCTCCGGGCTGGAGGCAGATGTAACACTTGGTACAGGCCCCCGAAGAGGGAGCTATCCCAAGGCCCCTTCCAGACAGACCCATCCTACTGCCAGCCCACTCACCTGAGGCTCTGAGCTGGGAAAGGCAACATCCCCTCCTCGGGGTCCTTCAGCCCCAAATCCATTGGGGCCTCCTCACTGGGCTCGTCCTGagcaaggggagagagaaatcagGACCCAAATGATGCCCCGTCTCCAGCTCCCCCATAGTGAAGGAGGTCCCCTCACTCACCTTCCAAAATTCTCCATCCTCAAAGCGTTCTCCGTGAGTGAAGCCGGTCCAGGTGAGCTAGAAGCATGAATGGGAGCAAGGAGTGGCTGGCTTATCTTGCTCCAGCAgcacccccctccaccccaggtcAGAACTCTCAGGCCTGTGAGCTTCACCTGGGACTCCTCTCGGGGGCTGCTCCCCTGTGATGGTGAGGCCCGGCCCGGGGGCTCCCACTGAGTGGTCCCCGTGGGGATGTGCCAGTAGTAGGTCCCTGAGGTGTCCTGGACCCTCATCCATCCAGCCGGCAGGTCGGAATCCGTCTCGAAGGCGTTGGGGTTCCAAAAGGAATCTGCCGGGTTGGGGGGGGTGGTCTTGGTAAGGGTCTGCCTACCTAACAAGAGAATCGTGGGTGCTATGCCCAGTCCCCTCCTGACACCCAGTggtggagaaggggtgggggaagggctcCAACTTAAGATTCCTGCTTCCGCCTAGAGCCTGAAGTCTGGAGTCACAGCATGGGAGTCATCAGCAGGGAACGTGACTCAGGTCTCCTCCTGGGCCCTGATCCTGGCTAATGTGGCCacacagagggaaggagggaggcagagagaaggcaAGGAGGTTGAGTGACCCCAAATGACCTGTCATACATATCCGTATCTCCAGTGGACACACTTAccctgtacacacacatgcacacagacacacaacatATACAAGCCCTACTACACACCTGTGTAGCCCCCACAAACACAAGGCTGTGCACACACAGGAGACACCTACACAGATGGCAGGTATTGCATTcaggtgcacacacatgtgcagggACAAACACGCGCACACCAACTCCACCCATTCACTAATGCAGCCACCATCCACAaaggtgtgtgcacacacagatgtATATTGTAGCCCCTGCCACACACATGTGCAGACTACATCCATAATGCCCCCCAACACATGTGTGGGTACCACACCCACAGTGAATGCACAGACACGCAACATATGTCAACCTCTGCCACATGTGTGCAAATACCACAGACACACCTTGACCCTTACCACACACACGTGCAGACATTTCATGCACACGCGCACACCACACACCTGTGACATACCCTCCCCTCTCTGAGCAGAGCCACACCATTCCAGCCCCGCAGCCCAGCTCACACCTCCACCACGCCCATGctccctgccaccccaccccacatggTGCCCAGGCGCATGCCGCCCCTCACCTGGGCTACTATCCTGCAGGAGGATGGCCAGGAAAAAGTCCTGGGAGAACATGGCGCTccttcccagcccctcctgctCCACCCTGCCTCCTCACAGCCCCTCCAGCCCGGCCAGCTGGGCTCACAGCCTGGTGCTGGGCTGCAGAGAGAAGCTCATCCCGCCCACTTATCACCAGGGCAGAGCGCCTGCCAGGCAGGATCCTCCCCCACCTGGGGCTCACCAGGGAGGGGCCAGGACCACAAGGGAAGGAAACCCCCTTGGAGTGGGGATGGAGGGTGCAGCTCGTGAGACCCCAGCCTTCCCtgttcacatctcttctttctgATCCTAGATCCCCTCCCCCAATCCTGAATCTCCATCCCACCACCCGCAGCGATCACCTCAGTGCCACAGTCAAGCCCAGCCTTAGGGACGACAGGAGGCTCAGCCTCGTGGGAACACCCCAGCCACCTGGGGCCCTGCAAAGCCTAGAGCTCTCCCTGCAAACAGGGTGTGGCTTCCAGGCTCCCAGGGATCCCGCCCCTGCCCAGAATCTGCCAAGCAGTTCAAGCGAAGAGTGGGCTTCAGGGGCTGGGCCCCAGCAAGCTTGAGACTgggcttggggcttcccagcaCCAAACCCCCTCACCTGCCAGGGCCCAGCTAGGCTGCAGCGTCTCCTCGGCAACCGCAGCACCAGGACCGGCTGGGAGCGCCCAGACTGCTGACGTGCTTCccgttaccagggaaaccaggaaTCCTGACTGGTCCAAGAGGCAGCACTGAGGGACAGGCAGTCAGTCCCCAGACCCAGGCTGCTGGGCAACCAGGCGAGGAGGGCTGGAAGTGGGCGTGGCTACACCAAGGTGACTGTGTGCCTGATGCGAGAGTCACTTTGGCAAGGTGCCTCACCACCCTCGGCTTCCAATGAAGTGGCCTCAGAGAGGAGGGGCTCTTCTTGCCCATCCAGCCTCCAGGTACCCGTTactgcctccctccccccagcctcctctcccctCAGGCCCCAGGGAATTAGAATGCCCGTGTTTCCCTGGGAACCCTCCACCGTCTTCAGGGCTTTCCCGCCAAACCTTCCAGGAACACCGCACCTAGGACAGCTGTGTCCCCCAGAGCCACACCCTTCTTCCTGAAGGGTCATATGCCCCTGAATCTGAGGACCAGGTCACCTCTCCTGACTGAGTCACACACACCAATCCATCTGCCATCCCTGTCAGTCGGCACCTTCCTGCCTCAAAGAGCTTCATCCTTCCGATCAGTCCTGGAGGGGCCGCTCTCCCCCCGGACCATCTGGGAGGCCCTTCTGGAGCTTGGCACATCTCCTCCGAGCACAGCCCCACCCCGGCCCTTGCTTCCACAAGCATACATTTATTTAGAAATGCACACTTTCACTCCTGCACCAATTCATTCAGGCGCTCCCCCCACGCACTCAAAGGTTCATGTATCATTCACTCATCCACACAGGCCTCCTTGGCTAAGCCGGATGTAGTCAcctgctctctctctttccccagccCTACTCACTCCCCAAGTCCAGCTAGGTCACTGCAACAGCCTCCCAAGTTGGTCTCCCTCTTCCTATTTAGCCCTTTCTAATCTGAGCTGCATGCTACAGCCCAAATGACTGTTCCAAAATGCTAACAACCTTCTCTCCAATTGCATACTCTAATTGTTTTATCTTTGCCCCCAGGACAGAACCCAATACCTCCACCGGGTTTGTAGGACCTTAGGAGCCCCTACTCACCTGCCTCTCAGCCTTACCTCTGACCACTCCCCTCACCCCTGGTCTCTCTCCCTGCCTGGGACATGCCCCATATCCTCTCTGATCCCAGCCTCCATTCCCTCAAACATCACCTGGCACCACCTACTGGACATCAGTGTAAAGGTCCCTTCTCAAAACTGACCCACCCCTGGTTCTATTACCATGCTCTTCCTAAACCTCCCCAACCCCAGGGCTCAAACTACCTGTTTGCTTCTGTCAAAATACTAGACTGAGTGCTATAAGGGCAGGAATATCTGTCACTTGTAGTATGTATTCTCAGCATTTAGGACAGGACCTGGCACTGAGTATGAACCCAACACAGGTAGGaaagttcattcatttatcattcgctcatcattcatccatccatccattcattcactcatataCTTCCACATTCAATTAACAACCTTGTGGAGATCCTAGGGTGGGAAGGAGAAAATAATGTTTGCTCAATTCTACCACGTTCCTACAGGAGACCAGACCTCCTCTGTGGTCTTCCTGGTCATAGCAATAGTCATAAGAGAGTAGGCAGTGATGCAGCCTATTCTGAGATTCTCGATTTCCACTGCCTCCAGCAGACCTTGATCCTTGCCCATCCTCTCACCACACCAGCTCCCTTGCTGAGGTCACTGTCCGCAACCGGCACACTCTTCCCAGCTCTTGAGCAGTTCCGTCCTCCCACTCTCAGAAGGCTCATAGGAGTGACCACCATAGTGACCATCCAGGGACCCCAGAGCATCCAGGCTCTCCATTGTTTGGCCCCTGATTGACACCCCCTGAGGCAGAGGGTGCAAATAAGCCGCCTGCAGACCGGTGTAAGCCTCAGATAGATTTTGTTTGGCCTGTgtggtactttttaaaaaaatagacttgGTTGCTAACATTTAGAAATTGGGACGTTTCACATCGACATCTAGTTTTAGTTTCCCTTGAAGAACTGGCTCCACTAAGACATTTCCCCACACCTAACCCTATGAGTAACCAGCTGGAGTGGAGTAGCAGCAGTTCCCTATAAAGGGGATCTGGGCAGTGATCACTGACGGTTGCTAACATCCCTCTAAAGACAGGCAATTAGATTTTGTCTTTGGTAGAAGTACTCAATACCACCTGTGAAGTCTCCTTTTAAACAAAATgcgaacaaaaacaaaaactctgaatTTGATGAAGGCTCTAGAACTCACTGCCAATTTACGGGAAATTCGGGGGAAGTAGAACTTATTCAAATCCAGAACATGGAAAACCCAGGGCGGACAACACAGTGGcttcaattaaaacaacaacaaaattttgagCAAAATAGAGACGGAGGGATAAGGTACAGATCAAAAGAACCCTTGAGACATACCAACCATCAAAAGGTCAGTTCCTATTTGGATACTGATGAGATGAATCAAATTTTAGAAGGGCAGGGAGCACATTCATTAGACAACTGGGAAATGTCAACACTGACTAGATATTCAGTGATATTGAGGAAGTACTGTTAAATTTCTGTGGACATGATTTTAGTAGTTCGGATTTTTTTTTGGTGGGCgtggggggcaggcaggagcatgcatgtaggatcttagttcccaaatagggatggaaactgtgccccctgcaatggaaacacagagtcttaaccactgcaccaccagagaagtccctggacttttaaaaagtgttttatattttagacaTGCACGAGTTGGgagacttctctagtggtccagtggttaagaatccaccagccaatgcaggggacacggattctatccctggtctgagaagattccacataccacagggcaacgaggcccatgtgccacaactactaaagcctgagCATTCTACAGCCCATGCTCCATAACAAAAGAGCCACAGCAATGAAAAGATGGAGCACCATaacaagagagtagcccccacttgtctcaactagagaaagctcaccgCAACAGCTAAGACCAagcgcagccaaaaatcaatcaatcaagattaaaaaaaaaaagaaatgcatgagtGAACATTTACAGATGTATTTGCTTCAAAATAGCCTAGGCTGGGGCCCAGGAGTAGTAGGTGGAGGTATGGATGCAACAAGGTTAGCCGTGTGTTGATAATTGTTGAAACTGGGTCATGGGTAAGTCAGGTTCATTATTCTGTTATTTTCGTATATGTCTGAAAATGTCCATAGTAAGTTTTTTGAAAGGAGATGGCATGCTGCCCTTCACTCATCTGAACTGCCTGTTCTCTGCCAAGGTTCCCCAGGCTGGTTCTGGGTAAGGTGCCTGCTGCCTAGAGTGGGAAGAGTCTTTGCTCACACTACCATCCAGCACAGGCTTGCGGCTGCAGCCCATTATCTCTGCCGTTTGCTCCTCAGCTCTATCTGCATCTCCATGTGACACTAGCAAATGCAGAGACTCAACTTCTTTAAATGGGACCCATTGAAGGATCAATCCTTGGAGTCCTAATATCTATCCCCTCATCCCAACAAAGCAGTCTCTTattcttcctttgtttccttttagTCAATATCCTCTTCCTAACAAAACATTACTTTTGCAACATCCAGCGTGGTGCTCTGTACATAACACTCCAATCCTTCCCAATGGACCTCTGTGAGGAGCTGCTGCCTGTTCAAAACTGCCTAGAGGGCACCTGGGTTTGTCCGGCCATATGCATCAGTGACAGTGTAAGGGCCCAGAGCTCGGGTTTGCACTtggacctggtttcgatcccagTTCTACTGTGATCTCAGACTGTGGGTGACcttgaaagtggaagtcgctcagtcgtgtccgtcgctttgtgactcatggactgtagcctgcccggctcctctgtctatggaattctccaggccagaatactggagtgggtagccattcccttctccagggaatcttcccaacccagggatggaacccaggtctcccgcattgcaggaggattctttaccgtctgaaccaccagggaagcccatgggtgaCCTTGGGAGAGGACTAAATCTCTCCAGGCCCATTTTTTGTCCCCTGTACTATGGGCATACTAATGATGTCTACCTCCCATTGGTGTGCAGATTTAATACCATAATACTGAGCAGAAAGCCAGTACTTGGTAAGTGCCTCATAAACAGACCAGTCCATCATCCATCGGGGGTGTGTGATGGAAAGGTCTATCCACTTGTTCAAGCACTCTCAGTATGTAGGGacatttctttccagaaaaacaGGGCATGGCCTGCTGAGGACTGAGGACATGGGCTTGGTGATCCCCGCCCAGGCGGACACCGGCCTCTGTACGGAGGGACCCACCTtctgccctctctccctcccacgtTCCCCACATCAAGCTGCACAAGGTACCTGTGTCCTCCGGGGAGCCATAAGAGGGGCTGCCCTGGGATAAGGTGGCCCAGCTCGAGTCCTCGTCGCTGGCTGCGCTGTTCCGCATGCCAAACAGGAGGCTGGCGCTCTTGCTGTGCTCTCGGGGGCCgtctgccagggcctggggcccAGGGGGCACCTCCGTGCTCTCCAGGGGCTCCGGCAGCCCTGGGGGAGAAGATaagtcctcctcctcttcctcctcctcttcctcatcatCCTCCTCGGCCTCCCCCGCCGCCTTCTCCTCTCCCTCATCCGGGCCCTGCTCTTGGGTGCTGATGATCAGGCCAGGTCCTCGCGGCCCTCTGTTGGCCGCATTGTGGGCGGAGAGCTCCAGCTCAGAGTACAGGTGCATCAGGCCTTTGGGGCCC belongs to Bos indicus x Bos taurus breed Angus x Brahman F1 hybrid chromosome 15, Bos_hybrid_MaternalHap_v2.0, whole genome shotgun sequence and includes:
- the APBB1 gene encoding amyloid-beta A4 precursor protein-binding family B member 1 isoform X2 — protein: MSVPSSLSQSAINANSHGGPALSLPLPLHAAHNQLLNAKLQATAVGPKDLRSAMGEGGGPEPGPANAKWLKEGQNQLRRAATAHRDQNRNVTLTLAEEASQEPEMAPLGPKGLMHLYSELELSAHNAANRGPRGPGLIISTQEQGPDEGEEKAAGEAEEDDEEEEEEEEEDLSSPPGLPEPLESTEVPPGPQALADGPREHSKSASLLFGMRNSAASDEDSSWATLSQGSPSYGSPEDTDSFWNPNAFETDSDLPAGWMRVQDTSGTYYWHIPTGTTQWEPPGRASPSQGSSPREESQLTWTGFTHGERFEDGEFWKDEPSEEAPMDLGLKDPEEGMLPFPAQSLSPEPLPQEEEKLPPRNANPGIKCFAVRSLGWVEMTEEELAPGRSSVAVNNCIRQLSYHKNNLHDPMSGGWGEGKDLLLQLEDETLKLVEPHSQALLHTQPIVSIRVWGVGRDSGRDFAYVARDKLTQMLKCHVFRCEAPAKNIATSLHEICSKIMAERRNARCLVNGLSLDHSKLVDVPFQVEFPAPKNELVQKFQVYYLGNVPVAKPVGVDVINGALESVLSSSSREQWTPSHVSVAPATLTILHQQVKAWVEKTEAVLGECRVRFLSFLAVGRDVHTFAFIMAAGPASFCCHMFWCEPNAASLSEAVQAACMLRYQKCLDARSQASTSCLPAPPAESVARRVGWTVRRGVQSLWGSLKPKRLGSHTP
- the APBB1 gene encoding amyloid-beta A4 precursor protein-binding family B member 1 isoform X1 translates to MSVPSSLSQSAINANSHGGPALSLPLPLHAAHNQLLNAKLQATAVGPKDLRSAMGEGGGPEPGPANAKWLKEGQNQLRRAATAHRDQNRNVTLTLAEEASQEPEMAPLGPKGLMHLYSELELSAHNAANRGPRGPGLIISTQEQGPDEGEEKAAGEAEEDDEEEEEEEEEDLSSPPGLPEPLESTEVPPGPQALADGPREHSKSASLLFGMRNSAASDEDSSWATLSQGSPSYGSPEDTDSFWNPNAFETDSDLPAGWMRVQDTSGTYYWHIPTGTTQWEPPGRASPSQGSSPREESQLTWTGFTHGERFEDGEFWKDEPSEEAPMDLGLKDPEEGMLPFPAQSLSPEPLPQEEEKLPPRNANPGIKCFAVRSLGWVEMTEEELAPGRSSVAVNNCIRQLSYHKNNLHDPMSGGWGEGKDLLLQLEDETLKLVEPHSQALLHTQPIVSIRVWGVGRDSGRERDFAYVARDKLTQMLKCHVFRCEAPAKNIATSLHEICSKIMAERRNARCLVNGLSLDHSKLVDVPFQVEFPAPKNELVQKFQVYYLGNVPVAKPVGVDVINGALESVLSSSSREQWTPSHVSVAPATLTILHQQVKAWVEKTEAVLGECRVRFLSFLAVGRDVHTFAFIMAAGPASFCCHMFWCEPNAASLSEAVQAACMLRYQKCLDARSQASTSCLPAPPAESVARRVGWTVRRGVQSLWGSLKPKRLGSHTP
- the APBB1 gene encoding amyloid-beta A4 precursor protein-binding family B member 1 isoform X5; the encoded protein is MRVQDTSGTYYWHIPTGTTQWEPPGRASPSQGSSPREESQLTWTGFTHGERFEDGEFWKDEPSEEAPMDLGLKDPEEGMLPFPAQSLSPEPLPQEEEKLPPRNANPGIKCFAVRSLGWVEMTEEELAPGRSSVAVNNCIRQLSYHKNNLHDPMSGGWGEGKDLLLQLEDETLKLVEPHSQALLHTQPIVSIRVWGVGRDSGRERDFAYVARDKLTQMLKCHVFRCEAPAKNIATSLHEICSKIMAERRNARCLVNGLSLDHSKLVDVPFQVEFPAPKNELVQKFQVYYLGNVPVAKPVGVDVINGALESVLSSSSREQWTPSHVSVAPATLTILHQQTEAVLGECRVRFLSFLAVGRDVHTFAFIMAAGPASFCCHMFWCEPNAASLSEAVQAACMLRYQKCLDARSQASTSCLPAPPAESVARRVGWTVRRGVQSLWGSLKPKRLGSHTP
- the APBB1 gene encoding amyloid-beta A4 precursor protein-binding family B member 1 isoform X4 — encoded protein: MSVPSSLSQSAINANSHGGPALSLPLPLHAAHNQLLNAKLQATAVGPKDLRSAMGEGGGPEPGPANAKWLKEGQNQLRRAATAHRDQNRNVTLTLAEEASQEPEMAPLGPKGLMHLYSELELSAHNAANRGPRGPGLIISTQEQGPDEGEEKAAGEAEEDDEEEEEEEEEDLSSPPGLPEPLESTEVPPGPQALADGPREHSKSASLLFGMRNSAASDEDSSWATLSQGSPSYGSPEDTDSFWNPNAFETDSDLPAGWMRVQDTSGTYYWHIPTGTTQWEPPGRASPSQGSSPREESQLTWTGFTHGERFEDGEFWKDEPSEEAPMDLGLKDPEEGMLPFPAQSLSPEPLPQEEEKLPPRNANPGIKCFAVRSLGWVEMTEEELAPGRSSVAVNNCIRQLSYHKNNLHDPMSGGWGEGKDLLLQLEDETLKLVEPHSQALLHTQPIVSIRVWGVGRDSGRDFAYVARDKLTQMLKCHVFRCEAPAKNIATSLHEICSKIMAERRNARCLVNGLSLDHSKLVDVPFQVEFPAPKNELVQKFQVYYLGNVPVAKPVGVDVINGALESVLSSSSREQWTPSHVSVAPATLTILHQQTEAVLGECRVRFLSFLAVGRDVHTFAFIMAAGPASFCCHMFWCEPNAASLSEAVQAACMLRYQKCLDARSQASTSCLPAPPAESVARRVGWTVRRGVQSLWGSLKPKRLGSHTP